A genome region from Sphingobium sp. CR2-8 includes the following:
- a CDS encoding RrF2 family transcriptional regulator, with amino-acid sequence MKLSSFADYAVVLMSAAARHCGHAGLAPADVQRAAKMNATTLSAETGIPLPTAQKLVSRLSAAGLLESSRGTGGGVRLSRPPATITLADVVEAVEGPIAMTACSEQGAHDCNLEQDCRIRPHMNVANEAIRDALANVTIASLTREMA; translated from the coding sequence ATGAAATTATCGAGCTTTGCAGATTATGCGGTCGTGCTGATGTCCGCCGCTGCGCGCCATTGCGGCCATGCCGGGCTGGCGCCTGCGGACGTGCAGCGCGCGGCGAAGATGAACGCGACCACGCTGAGCGCGGAAACCGGCATCCCCCTGCCGACCGCGCAGAAGCTGGTGAGCCGCCTGTCGGCCGCCGGTCTGCTCGAATCGAGCCGGGGCACCGGCGGCGGGGTGCGGCTGTCGCGCCCGCCCGCCACGATCACGCTGGCGGATGTGGTGGAGGCGGTCGAAGGGCCGATCGCCATGACCGCATGCAGCGAACAAGGGGCGCATGACTGCAATCTGGAACAGGATTGCCGCATTCGCCCGCACATGAATGTCGCGAACGAAGCGATCCGCGACGCGCTCGCGAACGTGACGATCGCCAGCCTGACACGAGAAATGGCATGA
- the sufB gene encoding Fe-S cluster assembly protein SufB gives MTEQTTTIRNLEAQEAADRASTYEHGWSSAIEQDFAPKGLNEDTVRFISAKKKEPQWLLDWRLKAFAMWKTMTPPDWAKLNVPPIDYQDAYYYAEPKKKVELDSLDEVDPEILATYKKLGIPIAEQEVLAGVKGSRRVAVDAVFDSVSVATTFRKELEEAGVIFRSISEAVREYPDLVKKWMGKIVPMHDNYFATLNCAVFSDGTFVYIPKGVRCPMELSTYFRINAENTGQFERTLIVADEGSYVSYLEGCTAPMRDENQLHAAVVELVALDDAEIKYSTVQNWYPGDENGKGGIYNFVTKRALCQGRNSKVSWTQVETGSAITWKYPSCVLNGENSVGEFYSVALTNNRQQADTGTKMIHNGRGTRSTIVSKGISAGRSNNTYRGLVRVAPGAEGVRNFTQCDSLLLGDQCGAHTVPYIEVRNPSAQIEHEATTSKISDDQLFYAMQRGLDAESAVSLIVNGFAREVLQQLPMEFAVEAQKLLGISLEGSVG, from the coding sequence ATGACCGAACAAACCACGACCATTCGCAACCTTGAAGCGCAGGAGGCCGCCGATCGCGCCTCCACCTACGAACATGGCTGGTCGTCGGCGATCGAGCAGGATTTCGCGCCCAAGGGGCTGAACGAGGATACGGTCCGCTTCATTTCCGCCAAGAAGAAGGAGCCGCAATGGCTGCTCGACTGGCGGTTGAAGGCGTTTGCGATGTGGAAGACGATGACGCCGCCCGACTGGGCGAAGCTGAACGTGCCGCCGATCGACTATCAGGACGCCTATTATTACGCCGAGCCGAAGAAGAAGGTGGAGCTGGACAGCCTGGACGAGGTCGATCCGGAAATTCTGGCGACCTACAAGAAGCTGGGCATCCCCATCGCCGAGCAGGAAGTGCTGGCGGGGGTCAAGGGATCGCGCCGGGTCGCGGTGGACGCGGTGTTCGACAGCGTCAGCGTCGCCACCACCTTCCGCAAGGAGTTGGAGGAGGCGGGCGTCATCTTCCGCTCCATCAGCGAGGCGGTGCGCGAATATCCCGATCTGGTGAAGAAGTGGATGGGCAAGATCGTGCCGATGCACGACAATTATTTCGCCACATTGAACTGCGCGGTCTTTTCCGACGGGACGTTCGTTTACATTCCCAAAGGCGTGCGCTGCCCGATGGAATTGTCCACCTATTTCCGCATCAATGCCGAGAATACGGGGCAGTTCGAGCGGACGCTGATCGTCGCGGACGAAGGCAGCTATGTGTCCTATCTGGAGGGTTGCACCGCGCCGATGCGCGACGAGAACCAGCTGCATGCCGCCGTGGTGGAACTGGTCGCGCTGGACGATGCGGAGATCAAATATTCGACCGTGCAGAACTGGTATCCGGGCGACGAGAACGGCAAGGGCGGCATCTATAATTTCGTGACCAAGCGGGCGCTGTGCCAGGGACGCAACAGCAAGGTCAGCTGGACGCAGGTCGAAACCGGCTCCGCGATTACGTGGAAATATCCCTCCTGCGTGCTGAATGGCGAGAATAGCGTGGGCGAATTCTATTCCGTCGCGCTGACGAATAACAGGCAGCAGGCCGATACCGGCACCAAGATGATCCACAATGGTAGAGGCACGCGATCGACCATCGTGTCGAAGGGGATTTCGGCCGGGCGGTCGAACAACACCTATCGCGGGCTTGTGCGTGTGGCGCCGGGGGCCGAAGGGGTGCGCAACTTCACCCAGTGCGATTCGCTGCTGCTGGGCGACCAGTGCGGCGCGCATACCGTGCCCTATATCGAGGTGCGCAATCCGAGCGCCCAGATCGAGCATGAGGCGACGACGAGCAAGATTTCCGACGACCAGCTGTTCTACGCGATGCAGCGCGGGCTGGATGCGGAGAGCGCGGTGTCGCTGATCGTCAACGGCTTCGCGCGGGAGGTGTTGCAGCAGCTGCCGATGGAGTTTGCGGTCGAGGCGCAGAAGCTGCTGGGGATCAGCCTCGAAGGCAGTGTGGGGTGA